Proteins from a genomic interval of Providencia stuartii:
- a CDS encoding PqiB family protein produces MQNHNQQNEPAEQEAILRKRARISPFWLLPLVAVFIAGWLLFQHWLEQGTEVTIEFSSAPGVVAGRTPIRYQGVEVGLVQSVTVSQDMKKIIVKSSINKDMKPALTAGTKFWLVTPKASLAGVSGLDALVGGNYIGMQPGTGEEQHNFIAQDSPPQLQTEEGQLLIYLTAKDLGSLHENSPIYYRKVPVGYISDYSILPDDKGVSIAAVIEKRYTKLVKENSQFWNVSGFQGGFDLNSGVNVKMESLSAIINGAIAFDSPSHSAPAQEGQQFVLHPNKDELKQDEQQHKQSLVVSLWSPETYGVNEGQPIVYRGVKVGKVLQRNLLDDKVMFQVAILDKYRHLILADTKFVANSRLDVQLGLTGIQFQGATPQEWLDGGIHLLVGKGKETLPETFPLYRSDDNAKAGITGSSPTTTITLNATTLPDIQAGSVVLYRQFTVGEIVSIQPTNEGFAINIHISSQYRHLLTKKSVFWAEGGAKVKLNSNGLTVQAAPLTRAIRGAISFDNIQSAALDSTRQHTLYPTETAAKAIGSVVTLTTFDASKLSEGMPIRYLGIDIGQIDTLKLSANNREVNARAILYPEYVQAFTKSGSRFAIVTPELSPAGFNNLDTLLQPYISAEPGRGNRNRYQFELQTANITDSRYLDGLTIVLDASEVGSIQVGTPLLFRGMEIGTVTGLYLGELSDRVYVASRIGKEYQYLIRDNTQFWISSGYNMSFGLTGGMIKSGTFKQFVRGGISLATPPTVPLAPKAKPDQHFILKLEPPKDWLDWGTSIPKQ; encoded by the coding sequence ATGCAAAATCACAATCAACAAAATGAACCTGCTGAGCAAGAAGCCATTTTACGCAAACGAGCGCGTATCTCACCATTTTGGCTTTTACCGCTTGTGGCGGTCTTCATCGCAGGTTGGTTGCTCTTCCAACACTGGTTAGAGCAAGGTACAGAGGTGACCATTGAATTTTCTTCAGCGCCGGGGGTGGTTGCTGGGAGAACCCCCATTCGCTATCAGGGGGTTGAGGTTGGATTAGTTCAATCCGTCACGGTTAGCCAAGACATGAAAAAAATCATTGTTAAATCAAGTATAAATAAAGATATGAAACCTGCACTTACCGCAGGTACCAAATTTTGGCTGGTCACACCCAAAGCTTCTTTAGCTGGCGTTTCTGGGTTAGATGCCTTGGTTGGGGGGAACTATATTGGAATGCAGCCCGGTACAGGTGAAGAGCAACACAATTTTATCGCTCAAGACTCTCCCCCTCAGTTGCAAACGGAAGAAGGGCAATTGCTGATCTATTTAACGGCAAAAGATTTAGGCTCTTTGCATGAAAACTCCCCCATTTACTATCGAAAAGTACCTGTGGGCTATATCTCTGATTATTCTATTTTACCTGATGATAAAGGTGTTTCCATTGCGGCGGTCATTGAAAAACGTTATACCAAATTGGTAAAAGAAAATAGCCAATTTTGGAATGTCTCCGGTTTCCAAGGCGGCTTTGACCTGAACTCGGGCGTCAATGTCAAAATGGAAAGTCTTTCTGCTATCATCAATGGTGCTATCGCGTTTGACTCCCCCTCTCACAGTGCGCCTGCACAAGAAGGACAGCAGTTTGTTTTACATCCGAACAAAGATGAACTTAAACAGGATGAGCAGCAACACAAACAAAGTTTAGTTGTCTCTTTATGGTCGCCTGAGACATATGGCGTCAATGAAGGGCAACCTATTGTTTATCGTGGCGTTAAAGTAGGTAAGGTGTTACAGCGTAACTTACTTGACGACAAAGTGATGTTTCAAGTTGCCATCTTAGATAAATATCGCCACCTCATCCTTGCTGATACTAAATTTGTTGCGAACAGCCGCCTTGATGTTCAATTAGGATTAACTGGAATTCAGTTTCAAGGGGCCACGCCTCAAGAGTGGTTAGACGGCGGCATTCACTTATTAGTTGGTAAAGGGAAAGAGACCTTGCCTGAAACTTTCCCATTATATCGTAGCGACGATAATGCAAAAGCGGGGATAACCGGCTCATCACCCACAACCACTATCACATTAAACGCAACGACCCTTCCCGACATTCAAGCAGGCTCTGTCGTGCTTTACCGTCAATTTACGGTCGGTGAAATTGTCTCAATCCAGCCGACTAATGAAGGCTTTGCGATTAATATTCATATCTCTAGCCAGTATCGCCATTTATTAACCAAAAAGAGTGTCTTTTGGGCGGAAGGTGGCGCAAAAGTCAAATTAAACAGTAACGGATTAACCGTACAAGCGGCTCCATTGACACGGGCAATTCGAGGCGCAATTAGCTTTGATAATATTCAAAGTGCAGCTCTTGATAGCACAAGACAACACACTCTTTACCCAACAGAGACCGCAGCAAAAGCTATCGGTAGCGTAGTGACTTTAACCACTTTTGATGCATCTAAATTGTCAGAAGGAATGCCTATTCGCTACTTAGGGATTGATATTGGGCAAATAGACACATTGAAATTGTCAGCGAACAATCGCGAGGTGAATGCGCGCGCGATCCTCTACCCTGAATATGTTCAGGCCTTTACCAAAAGCGGTAGCCGCTTTGCTATTGTCACTCCCGAGCTTTCTCCTGCGGGTTTCAATAACCTTGATACCCTTCTACAACCTTATATCAGCGCTGAACCCGGTAGAGGAAATAGAAATCGTTACCAATTTGAACTACAAACTGCCAATATCACCGACTCCCGCTATTTGGATGGGTTAACTATTGTACTTGATGCAAGTGAAGTAGGCTCAATCCAAGTGGGAACGCCATTACTATTTAGAGGAATGGAAATAGGAACTGTTACTGGTTTATATTTGGGAGAGCTTTCCGATCGCGTCTATGTTGCGTCACGTATCGGAAAAGAATACCAATACCTGATCCGCGATAATACCCAATTTTGGATCTCATCTGGCTATAACATGTCATTTGGCCTTACTGGCGGCATGATTAAGAGTGGTACTTTCAAACAGTTCGTTCGTGGTGGCATTTCTTTAGCTACCCCACCGACAGTGCCTCTTGCCCCTAAAGCCAAGCCCGATCAGCATTTCATTCTAAAATTAGAACCACCAAAAGATTGGTTAGACTGGGGGACATCTATCCCTAAACAATAA
- the yebS gene encoding membrane integrity lipid transport subunit YebS yields MNHINHSDIISQHCCYCNLKLSIPPHNARQVVVCPRCHSQLDDGRSWSLKRLFILSITLLMLAPIAFWQPLISIHLLSTQIYANVIEGISLINHQGDPLSASIIAFCAIVAPLFLPIALIYLYIGKYFSLNLRPVLLVLSRLKEWVMLDVYLIGVGIAAIKLQDYASVFIGNGLIAFITMTLISLLILIHLNIEQLWRTFYPKREQANDPHALTCQACHFTAPANQRGVCQRCHRPLHHREPYSLQKTWAALIAAMILLFPANLMPISVVYINGQRMEDTIYSGVVSLIDSGNWPIAAIVFIASILVPFIKILIMILLLFSIQHRSGTDPVLRMKLLKFVSWIGRWSMLDLFVIALMMTLINRDQLMSFTMGPAALFFGVTVILTILAVEWLDSRLIWDSYAKSQSTK; encoded by the coding sequence ATGAACCACATTAATCATAGTGATATAATTTCGCAACATTGCTGCTATTGCAATCTTAAATTATCTATTCCACCGCATAATGCGCGCCAAGTTGTCGTATGCCCACGGTGCCATAGTCAGTTAGATGATGGGCGCTCTTGGTCATTAAAGCGCTTGTTTATTCTTTCGATTACATTATTGATGTTAGCCCCTATTGCATTTTGGCAACCCCTTATTTCGATTCATTTGCTCAGTACGCAAATTTACGCCAATGTCATTGAAGGGATTAGCCTGATTAACCATCAAGGGGATCCCCTATCAGCGAGTATTATTGCTTTTTGTGCGATTGTGGCCCCCTTGTTTTTGCCAATAGCGCTTATCTATCTCTATATCGGAAAATACTTTTCCTTAAATTTACGCCCCGTTTTGCTGGTCTTGAGCCGTTTAAAAGAGTGGGTAATGCTAGATGTCTATCTCATTGGCGTCGGTATCGCGGCGATTAAACTGCAAGATTACGCAAGTGTATTTATCGGTAATGGGCTAATTGCTTTTATCACAATGACCCTTATTAGCCTATTGATATTAATTCATCTCAATATCGAACAACTTTGGCGGACATTTTATCCTAAACGTGAGCAAGCTAATGATCCTCATGCCTTAACTTGCCAAGCCTGTCATTTTACGGCACCTGCAAACCAACGCGGAGTGTGCCAACGCTGCCATCGCCCGTTACATCATCGAGAACCTTATAGTTTGCAAAAAACATGGGCCGCACTGATTGCTGCGATGATCCTACTGTTTCCTGCTAACTTAATGCCGATTTCCGTTGTCTACATTAATGGGCAACGAATGGAGGACACCATATACTCTGGCGTTGTTTCACTCATTGATTCAGGAAATTGGCCCATTGCAGCCATTGTTTTCATCGCGAGCATATTGGTGCCATTTATTAAAATACTGATCATGATTCTACTGCTATTTTCAATCCAACATAGAAGTGGTACTGACCCTGTGCTGAGAATGAAGTTACTGAAATTCGTATCATGGATTGGTCGTTGGTCAATGTTGGATTTATTTGTTATTGCACTCATGATGACACTCATCAATCGCGATCAATTGATGTCTTTTACTATGGGCCCTGCCGCATTGTTTTTCGGTGTTACTGTTATTTTAACTATACTCGCTGTCGAGTGGCTTGATAGTCGTTTAATTTGGGACTCTTATGCAAAATCACAATCAACAAAATGA
- a CDS encoding GAF domain-containing protein, with translation MDKNKYYHELSDNLSALLAGEYDLIASLANTCALLYERLEGINWVGFYLKNGQELVLGPFQGKIACVRIPFGKGVCGTAYSQNKIQRVDDVHSFPGHIACDAASNAEIVLPLEVNGQVLGVLDIDSPNFNQFDQDDENGLKHLVSQLCQHLAMCSMPNYH, from the coding sequence ATGGATAAAAACAAGTATTATCACGAACTTTCAGATAATTTGTCTGCTCTTTTAGCAGGAGAATATGATCTAATTGCTAGTTTAGCGAATACATGTGCACTGTTGTATGAGCGATTAGAGGGGATTAATTGGGTTGGTTTTTACCTCAAAAATGGGCAAGAATTAGTTCTAGGTCCTTTTCAAGGAAAAATAGCTTGTGTCAGAATACCGTTTGGCAAAGGTGTTTGTGGTACGGCATATAGCCAAAATAAAATACAGCGTGTCGATGATGTGCATTCTTTTCCAGGTCATATTGCCTGTGATGCAGCAAGTAACGCTGAAATTGTGCTTCCTTTGGAAGTTAATGGTCAAGTTTTAGGCGTGTTGGATATTGATAGTCCGAATTTCAACCAATTTGACCAAGATGATGAAAATGGTTTAAAACACCTTGTAAGTCAGTTGTGCCAACATCTGGCAATGTGTTCAATGCCTAATTATCACTAA
- the proQ gene encoding RNA chaperone ProQ codes for MENQPKLNSSKEVIAFLAERFPRCFIAEGEARPLKVGIFQDIVGRLTEEDGISKTQLRSALRMYTSSWRYLYGVKEGAKRVDLDGNDCGELEAEHITHARQQLTEAKARVQAQRAEQKAQKRPAAKKSGDKNTRKPVTAKENAPRHRQSENKERPQNSSTKPQRRSGAASPEQKLKSVTDINALQVGQTLKVKVGTSLMEASVLEIAKDGVRVQLPTGMAMIVRAEHLKF; via the coding sequence ATGGAAAATCAACCTAAGTTGAATAGTAGTAAAGAAGTTATCGCATTTTTAGCTGAGCGTTTTCCACGCTGTTTTATCGCTGAAGGCGAAGCACGTCCGTTAAAAGTCGGAATTTTTCAGGATATCGTAGGTCGTTTAACTGAAGAAGATGGTATTAGTAAAACGCAATTGCGTTCAGCATTGCGTATGTATACCTCTAGCTGGCGTTATCTCTACGGTGTTAAAGAAGGCGCTAAACGCGTTGACTTAGATGGTAATGATTGTGGTGAATTAGAGGCGGAGCATATTACTCATGCACGTCAACAATTGACTGAGGCAAAAGCTCGAGTTCAAGCGCAACGTGCAGAGCAAAAAGCGCAAAAACGACCCGCTGCCAAAAAATCAGGTGATAAAAACACCCGTAAGCCGGTAACTGCAAAAGAAAATGCACCGCGCCATCGTCAGTCAGAAAATAAAGAACGCCCACAAAACTCCTCGACTAAACCTCAGCGCCGTAGCGGTGCAGCATCTCCAGAACAAAAACTGAAATCAGTGACTGATATTAACGCACTTCAAGTCGGTCAGACTTTGAAAGTGAAAGTTGGTACTAGTCTGATGGAAGCGTCTGTGCTGGAAATTGCAAAAGACGGTGTCAGAGTTCAGTTGCCAACAGGAATGGCAATGATTGTGCGCGCGGAACATTTAAAGTTCTGA
- the prc gene encoding carboxy terminal-processing peptidase yields the protein MNKLLKIALVVSVATFGSAIANPQAVTPVTAAQLPVLKQDTQHGTVSERVTSRFTRSHYRQFDLDEAFSGKIFDRYLNMLDYGHNVLLQSDIDEYAKDKAKVGEWLEDGKLDKFYDLYNLSQKRRFERFEYALARLDQPMNFDATDSIEVDRSKMPWPKDKQELDKLWDQKVRYDWLNLKLSGKDDKEIKEKLTKRYNFALRRLTQGQSEDVFQLIVNAFAREIDPHTSYLSPRNTEQFNSEMSLSLEGIGAVLQQDDENTVINSLVAGGPAAKSKELKVGDKIIGVGQTGKPMVDVVGWRLDDVVALIKGPKGSKVRLEVLSDTKGAKPHIVTIVREQIRLEDRAVKLTIKNVGKEKVAVLDIPGFYVGLTNDVKTQLQKMAKDNVSALIIDLRGNGGGALTEAVALSGLFIPKGPIVQVRDNNGQVRQDIDDDDVIYYKGPLVVLVDRFSASASEIFAAAMQDYGRALIVGEPTFGKGTVQQHRSLSRVYDQMLKPEWPALGSVQYTIQKFYRVNGGSTQRKGVTPDIVMPTGQDPAETGESFEDNALPWDSIPPANYSKVGDITEDVSELKTKHLARISKDTEFKYIDEDIAHYKANKESKNLISLNYAQRLKEDNELEATKLKRINERYAKEGKPLLKSIDDLPKDYEGPDPYLDETVKIAIDLAHPETSLLTNKK from the coding sequence ATGAACAAACTTTTAAAAATTGCATTAGTTGTTAGTGTTGCCACTTTTGGTAGTGCAATTGCTAATCCTCAAGCAGTGACTCCGGTCACTGCTGCTCAGTTACCTGTTTTAAAACAGGACACTCAGCATGGCACCGTCAGTGAAAGGGTAACGTCTCGATTTACTCGTTCACATTATCGCCAGTTTGATTTGGATGAAGCATTCTCCGGTAAAATATTTGATCGTTATCTGAATATGTTGGATTACGGTCATAATGTTCTGCTTCAGTCTGATATTGATGAGTATGCAAAAGACAAAGCGAAAGTCGGTGAATGGCTTGAAGATGGAAAACTGGATAAGTTCTATGACCTGTACAACCTTTCGCAAAAAAGACGTTTTGAACGTTTTGAATATGCGCTAGCGCGTCTTGATCAGCCAATGAATTTTGATGCCACAGACTCAATTGAAGTCGACCGTAGCAAGATGCCTTGGCCAAAAGACAAACAAGAATTAGATAAACTTTGGGATCAAAAAGTTAGGTATGACTGGCTGAACCTGAAGCTATCGGGCAAAGACGATAAAGAGATCAAAGAAAAACTGACTAAACGCTATAATTTTGCGCTAAGACGTTTAACACAAGGGCAAAGTGAGGATGTTTTTCAGTTGATCGTGAATGCATTTGCTCGAGAAATCGATCCTCATACCAGTTACCTTTCTCCTCGTAATACTGAGCAATTTAACTCTGAAATGAGTTTGTCGCTTGAAGGTATTGGGGCTGTATTACAGCAAGACGATGAGAATACAGTGATTAATTCTTTAGTTGCCGGTGGCCCAGCCGCGAAAAGCAAAGAGTTAAAAGTCGGCGATAAGATTATTGGTGTCGGTCAGACGGGTAAACCCATGGTGGATGTTGTTGGCTGGCGTCTTGATGATGTGGTGGCTTTGATTAAAGGGCCGAAAGGCAGCAAAGTTCGCTTAGAAGTGTTATCCGACACGAAAGGGGCTAAACCGCATATCGTGACTATTGTTCGCGAACAAATCCGCTTGGAAGATAGAGCGGTTAAGCTAACAATTAAAAATGTGGGTAAAGAGAAAGTTGCCGTTTTAGATATTCCTGGCTTCTATGTTGGTTTGACCAATGATGTGAAAACTCAACTGCAAAAAATGGCCAAGGATAATGTGTCTGCACTGATTATTGATTTGCGTGGTAATGGTGGCGGCGCATTAACCGAAGCCGTAGCGTTATCCGGTTTATTTATTCCTAAAGGGCCTATTGTTCAGGTTCGTGATAATAATGGTCAGGTTCGTCAAGATATCGATGATGATGATGTCATTTATTACAAAGGGCCGTTGGTCGTGCTCGTCGACCGTTTTAGTGCTTCAGCATCAGAAATTTTTGCGGCGGCAATGCAAGATTATGGACGTGCTTTGATTGTCGGTGAACCGACTTTTGGTAAAGGTACAGTACAACAACACCGTAGTTTAAGCCGTGTTTATGATCAAATGCTAAAACCTGAATGGCCAGCACTGGGTTCTGTCCAATATACTATCCAGAAATTCTACCGTGTGAATGGTGGGAGTACGCAACGTAAAGGGGTAACACCTGATATTGTTATGCCAACAGGGCAAGATCCTGCTGAAACAGGTGAGAGCTTTGAAGACAATGCGCTACCATGGGATAGTATTCCGCCTGCTAATTACAGCAAGGTAGGGGATATTACTGAGGATGTGTCTGAACTCAAAACGAAACACTTAGCGCGTATTAGCAAAGATACGGAGTTCAAGTATATCGATGAAGACATTGCGCATTATAAAGCGAATAAAGAGAGTAAAAATCTCATCTCGCTGAATTATGCCCAGCGTTTGAAGGAAGATAATGAGCTTGAAGCCACTAAACTGAAACGTATAAATGAACGTTATGCAAAAGAGGGTAAACCATTGCTGAAGTCTATAGATGATTTACCTAAAGATTACGAAGGGCCAGACCCATATTTAGACGAAACAGTTAAAATTGCGATTGATCTTGCTCATCCTGAGACCAGTCTATTAACCAATAAAAAATAA
- the htpX gene encoding protease HtpX — protein sequence MMRIALFLLTNLAVMFVFGIILTLTGVKGSSVQGLMIMAGLFGFGGAFISLLMSKWMALKSVGGEVIESPRNETEQWLMNTVSRQAQQVGIQMPQVAIYHAPDINAFATGARRDASLVAVSTGLLENMSRDEAEAVIAHEISHIANGDMVTMTLLQGVVNTFVIFISRIIAQFVSGFMSSNDEESESSNGNPMVYFAVSMVLEIVFGILASIITMWFSRYREFHADAGSAKLVGKEKMIAALQRLKTSYEPQEEGRLMAFCINGRGKAFNELFLSHPPLDKRIEALRSGEYLK from the coding sequence ATGATGCGAATAGCCTTATTCTTACTCACAAACTTAGCAGTTATGTTTGTGTTTGGGATAATCTTAACCTTGACGGGTGTTAAAGGAAGCAGTGTTCAAGGTCTGATGATCATGGCGGGCCTGTTTGGTTTCGGTGGTGCGTTTATTTCGTTATTAATGTCAAAATGGATGGCGCTTAAGTCCGTTGGTGGCGAAGTTATTGAATCACCACGTAATGAAACTGAACAATGGTTGATGAATACGGTGAGCCGTCAGGCACAGCAAGTCGGTATTCAAATGCCACAAGTTGCTATTTATCATGCTCCTGATATTAATGCATTTGCAACAGGTGCTCGCCGTGACGCATCGCTGGTAGCGGTAAGCACTGGGTTGTTAGAAAATATGAGCCGTGATGAAGCAGAGGCTGTTATTGCGCATGAGATCAGCCATATTGCTAATGGTGACATGGTCACAATGACGTTGTTACAAGGTGTTGTAAACACGTTTGTTATCTTTATTTCACGTATTATTGCTCAGTTTGTTTCTGGTTTTATGTCGAGCAACGATGAAGAAAGTGAAAGCAGTAATGGTAACCCAATGGTTTACTTTGCTGTCTCGATGGTATTAGAAATCGTATTCGGTATTTTAGCGAGTATTATCACCATGTGGTTCTCGCGCTATCGTGAATTCCATGCGGATGCAGGCTCTGCAAAACTCGTTGGTAAAGAAAAAATGATTGCAGCATTACAGCGTTTGAAAACGAGCTATGAGCCACAAGAAGAAGGGCGTTTAATGGCATTCTGTATTAATGGACGTGGTAAAGCATTCAATGAACTGTTCTTGTCGCACCCTCCATTGGATAAACGTATTGAAGCACTACGTTCAGGTGAATACTTAAAATAG
- a CDS encoding DUF2594 family protein — translation MKTHFPTQPDVNELAAEVTCIKNLLAHMLKAIGQADAGKILIKMEREIASMEDEKQAEIYRNTLDQIKAGYRQ, via the coding sequence ATGAAAACACATTTTCCTACTCAGCCTGATGTTAATGAACTCGCGGCAGAAGTGACTTGTATTAAAAATCTGCTGGCTCATATGTTAAAAGCAATTGGTCAAGCAGATGCAGGTAAAATTTTAATTAAAATGGAGCGTGAAATTGCATCAATGGAAGATGAAAAACAAGCTGAAATTTATCGAAATACATTAGATCAAATAAAAGCAGGGTATCGCCAATAG
- a CDS encoding NAD(P)H-hydrate dehydratase yields MLTIEEKQWLAEQFPIFVQPRPEQSHKGTFGTLNIIGGCVGMTGACVLAGVAALKSGCGKVIIGLNQQPQALHLVEQAPELMLRQASHVMDGETPTAWVIGCGLGTAHEAKMLLDGSLRLIAQNQRVLIDADGLNLLAQRPEAVKLSSETVITPHPKEASKLLQTTVAQIQLDRHFSAQQLSQRFGCWVVLKGHHTIIAAPDNQTWCNETGNSGLATAGSGDVLSGIIGSLLAQKLPIEQAVRAGVWLHGKAADVLVQKGIGPIGLTAHEIIDEARTIRNRAIIY; encoded by the coding sequence ATGTTAACGATAGAAGAAAAACAGTGGCTAGCAGAACAGTTTCCAATATTCGTACAACCAAGACCAGAACAAAGTCATAAAGGCACTTTTGGAACGCTAAATATTATAGGTGGCTGTGTTGGTATGACGGGAGCTTGTGTATTGGCAGGGGTCGCTGCGCTTAAAAGCGGTTGTGGTAAAGTCATCATTGGGTTGAATCAGCAGCCACAGGCATTACACTTAGTGGAACAGGCTCCTGAGTTGATGTTACGCCAAGCGAGTCATGTTATGGATGGTGAAACCCCAACGGCTTGGGTCATAGGGTGTGGCTTAGGGACTGCTCACGAGGCGAAAATGTTGCTAGACGGTTCTTTACGTCTTATAGCGCAAAATCAGCGCGTTTTAATCGATGCTGACGGTCTCAATCTATTGGCACAACGCCCTGAAGCTGTAAAACTCTCGTCAGAAACAGTCATCACACCACACCCTAAAGAAGCGTCTAAACTACTACAAACAACGGTCGCACAAATCCAATTAGATAGGCATTTTTCTGCGCAACAGCTCAGTCAACGATTCGGTTGTTGGGTGGTGTTGAAAGGACACCATACGATCATTGCAGCTCCGGATAATCAAACATGGTGTAATGAAACGGGGAACAGTGGTTTAGCGACAGCAGGTAGCGGTGATGTATTATCAGGAATTATTGGTAGCTTACTGGCACAAAAGCTGCCAATAGAACAAGCCGTACGGGCAGGCGTTTGGTTACATGGTAAAGCCGCAGATGTATTGGTACAAAAAGGTATCGGTCCTATTGGCCTAACCGCTCACGAAATTATTGATGAGGCTAGAACGATAAGAAATAGAGCCATTATTTATTGA
- a CDS encoding sugar transporter encodes MTQVSRKTAWIRVVALAVAAFVFNTTEFVPVALLSDIAASFDMTVAHTGLMITIYAWVVAIMSLPLMLLTSKIERRKLLALLFIVFVLSHILSGFAWNFDVLIIARVGIALSHAVFWSITASLAIRVAPAGKKAQALGLLATGTALATVLGLPIGRVIGQLLGWRVTFLCIGAIALLTMIALIRFLPRLPSEHSGSLKSLPVIFKRPALVGLFALTVIVVTAHFAAYSYIEPFVREIAQQSQNFATLLLLIFGAAGIVGSVIFSRYSHKYTLSFLPIAIAVLTISLLLLMPVSGHVSWLVLLSLFWGIAIMCVGLGMQVKVIDLAPDATDLAMAIYSGIFNIGIGGGALLGNQIIVHMGMTNIGYVGAIFGLISLVWCIFIFRRYKGSFNEQLQASTALH; translated from the coding sequence ATGACACAGGTTTCTAGAAAAACAGCTTGGATCCGAGTTGTGGCACTAGCAGTCGCCGCATTTGTTTTCAATACTACAGAATTTGTTCCCGTCGCATTATTGAGTGACATAGCTGCAAGTTTTGATATGACAGTTGCGCATACAGGGCTAATGATCACTATTTATGCTTGGGTAGTCGCAATAATGTCATTACCCTTGATGCTACTAACCAGTAAGATAGAACGCCGCAAGTTATTAGCATTACTGTTTATTGTGTTTGTGCTTAGCCATATTCTTTCCGGTTTTGCTTGGAATTTCGATGTATTAATCATTGCTCGGGTTGGTATCGCTCTATCACATGCGGTGTTTTGGTCAATTACCGCGTCTTTGGCAATCCGTGTCGCACCAGCAGGTAAAAAAGCGCAAGCATTAGGCTTACTTGCAACCGGTACGGCATTAGCGACAGTTTTAGGACTGCCAATTGGCCGTGTGATTGGACAATTATTAGGTTGGCGAGTCACTTTCTTATGTATCGGTGCTATCGCATTGTTGACGATGATTGCGCTAATTCGCTTCTTACCTAGGTTACCAAGCGAACATTCAGGCTCATTAAAAAGTTTACCTGTGATTTTTAAACGTCCTGCATTAGTGGGGTTATTTGCATTAACCGTTATCGTTGTGACGGCACACTTTGCCGCTTACAGCTATATTGAGCCATTTGTTCGTGAAATAGCACAACAAAGTCAGAATTTTGCAACGTTATTGCTTCTTATTTTTGGTGCAGCAGGCATTGTCGGCAGTGTGATATTTAGTCGTTACAGTCATAAATATACATTATCCTTTTTACCAATTGCGATAGCGGTATTAACAATTAGCTTATTATTATTGATGCCAGTGAGTGGCCACGTTAGCTGGCTGGTTCTATTAAGCCTATTCTGGGGAATTGCAATCATGTGTGTAGGCCTAGGTATGCAGGTCAAAGTGATTGATTTAGCGCCTGATGCAACAGATTTAGCGATGGCAATTTACTCTGGGATCTTTAACATTGGCATCGGTGGTGGCGCCTTATTAGGTAATCAAATTATTGTTCATATGGGAATGACGAATATTGGTTATGTAGGGGCCATATTTGGATTGATTTCATTGGTGTGGTGCATTTTTATTTTTAGGCGTTATAAAGGCTCATTTAACGAACAGCTGCAAGCATCCACTGCGTTACACTAA
- a CDS encoding SMR family transporter encodes MKGLGFLLMSIIAEVIATTTLKASDGFSRFWPSLIVVIGYAVSFWGLSQVVKLIPLGIAYAIWSGLGIVLVSIAAIFIYQQKLDLPAIIGMLLIIVGVLVINLFSKSSVH; translated from the coding sequence ATGAAAGGGCTAGGTTTTTTATTGATGTCTATTATCGCAGAGGTGATAGCAACAACGACATTAAAAGCATCCGATGGTTTTAGTCGTTTTTGGCCGTCCTTGATTGTGGTGATTGGCTATGCCGTTTCTTTTTGGGGGCTATCACAGGTTGTTAAGTTAATACCTTTAGGGATCGCATATGCCATTTGGTCGGGTTTAGGTATCGTATTGGTGTCTATCGCGGCGATATTTATTTATCAGCAGAAGCTCGATTTACCAGCAATTATTGGTATGCTATTAATTATCGTTGGTGTGTTGGTCATTAATCTGTTTTCTAAAAGCAGTGTTCACTGA
- a CDS encoding DUF333 domain-containing protein: protein MNRKISNLLNSTFVKGLLGSTILILAGCSSSDSMNTVQVDRSASQYAQQVVNLGPKAQEACVSAGGLPSLNLELDGAQTAVCQFANGKRCAADVILTGSCI from the coding sequence ATGAATAGAAAAATCAGTAACCTGCTTAATTCTACTTTTGTTAAAGGTTTACTAGGTAGCACAATACTTATTTTAGCGGGGTGTTCTAGCTCAGATTCGATGAATACAGTGCAAGTCGATCGCTCGGCATCCCAATATGCACAACAAGTGGTTAATTTAGGACCTAAAGCCCAAGAAGCCTGTGTTTCAGCGGGTGGACTACCTTCACTTAACTTAGAACTGGATGGTGCTCAGACGGCGGTGTGTCAATTTGCCAATGGGAAGCGTTGTGCTGCCGATGTCATATTGACGGGTAGCTGTATTTAA